In one window of Janthinobacterium sp. 1_2014MBL_MicDiv DNA:
- a CDS encoding sensor histidine kinase, with translation MLPISNLPQLLKTILAWLQRGFDATTTWVTQLSWWKFFLFAALALIAGSILQDELFSSSPNEEVVIKSHKRANKGSGETNILIDDTGIHFNPRNSKNRRSTADAATDPADAAEADEHANTVPPEPPEPPATPAKPSYPVTTNASGEEVHIELPPQIGEELSNAIEEAVDDAAEQKVSRYHQQASTWFKSFVSLLVLALFAMKALVGGKKRAEAETVTANEAAERESMQRQLSEAKMQMMQAQVEPHFLFNTLASVEHLIQTDPPRAAKMQRSLIQYLRAVLPQMRDNALITNLGREADMVQAYLNLLKMRMEERLTVDFQIPDGLRSAAFPPMMLQSMVENAIKHGLEVKPEGGTLRIVAEVAHSKLRVTVTDDGLGFGVVPSDGTGLGLPTIRERLKLLHGDQGSLTITPNQPSGVCAVIEVPYQLSK, from the coding sequence ATGCTCCCGATTTCCAACCTGCCTCAATTGTTGAAAACCATTCTCGCCTGGTTGCAACGAGGATTCGACGCGACCACGACGTGGGTCACGCAACTGTCTTGGTGGAAATTCTTTCTGTTTGCGGCGCTGGCCCTGATCGCCGGCTCGATTTTGCAAGATGAGCTGTTCTCTTCCAGCCCCAATGAAGAGGTCGTCATCAAGTCGCACAAGCGGGCGAACAAAGGTTCGGGTGAGACGAATATCCTGATCGACGATACCGGCATCCATTTCAATCCGCGCAATAGCAAGAACCGGCGCAGCACGGCGGACGCCGCCACCGATCCAGCCGATGCCGCCGAAGCGGACGAGCACGCAAACACCGTGCCGCCGGAGCCGCCTGAACCACCGGCCACTCCCGCCAAGCCCAGCTATCCAGTCACGACCAATGCTTCGGGGGAAGAAGTCCATATTGAATTGCCACCGCAAATTGGTGAAGAGCTGTCGAATGCCATCGAAGAAGCCGTCGATGATGCGGCAGAACAAAAGGTCTCGCGTTACCACCAGCAGGCGTCCACCTGGTTCAAGAGCTTTGTGTCCTTGCTGGTCCTGGCCCTGTTCGCCATGAAAGCCCTGGTGGGCGGCAAGAAACGCGCTGAAGCGGAGACGGTCACGGCCAATGAGGCGGCCGAGCGCGAATCGATGCAGCGCCAGCTCAGCGAAGCGAAGATGCAGATGATGCAAGCACAAGTCGAGCCGCATTTCCTGTTCAACACCCTGGCCTCCGTCGAGCACCTGATCCAAACCGACCCGCCGCGCGCCGCCAAGATGCAGCGCAGCCTGATCCAGTACCTACGCGCCGTCCTGCCGCAAATGCGCGACAACGCCCTGATTACCAACCTGGGCCGCGAAGCGGACATGGTGCAAGCCTACCTGAACCTGCTCAAGATGCGCATGGAAGAGCGTTTGACCGTCGATTTCCAGATTCCCGACGGCCTGCGCAGCGCCGCCTTCCCGCCGATGATGCTGCAATCGATGGTCGAGAACGCCATCAAGCACGGCCTGGAAGTCAAGCCGGAAGGCGGCACCCTGCGCATCGTGGCCGAAGTGGCGCACAGCAAGCTGCGCGTGACGGTCACCGATGACGGCCTCGGCTTTGGCGTCGTGCCCAGCGATGGCACGGGCCTGGGCCTGCCCACCATACGCGAACGCTTGAAACTGCTGCATGGCGACCAGGGCAGCCTGACCATTACGCCAAATCAACCGTCCGGCGTGTGCGCCGTGATCGAAGTGCCGTATCAACTGTCCAAATAA
- a CDS encoding class I SAM-dependent methyltransferase, with product MITDQLAKYYATIAQQYERVYDKPERQEDLEVLRDKVADVLEGHTVLELACGTGYWTEVVAESAESVLATDINDEMLALAQARGLPDNVTFAKLDAFNLPDDLSGKFTAVFAGFWWSHVKREDQDKYLKQLRSKLGKDILLVLIDNSYVDGSSTVIARTDLEGNTHQFRTTDAGERYEVLKNFPSDSHLRKKFAHSAREIRMKRLEYYWLLSCRLK from the coding sequence ATGATTACCGATCAGCTTGCCAAATATTACGCCACTATCGCGCAGCAGTACGAGCGCGTCTATGACAAGCCCGAACGCCAGGAAGACCTGGAAGTGTTGCGCGACAAGGTCGCCGACGTGCTGGAAGGCCACACCGTGCTGGAACTGGCCTGTGGCACCGGTTACTGGACGGAAGTGGTCGCCGAGTCGGCCGAGTCCGTGCTGGCCACCGATATCAACGATGAAATGCTGGCGCTGGCGCAGGCCCGCGGCTTGCCGGACAACGTCACGTTCGCCAAGCTCGACGCGTTCAACTTGCCTGACGACCTGTCGGGCAAATTCACCGCCGTGTTCGCCGGTTTCTGGTGGTCGCACGTCAAGCGCGAAGACCAGGATAAATACCTGAAGCAACTGCGCAGCAAGCTGGGCAAGGATATCCTGCTGGTGCTGATCGACAATTCCTATGTCGATGGCAGCAGCACCGTGATCGCGCGTACCGACCTGGAAGGCAATACCCACCAGTTCCGCACGACGGACGCGGGCGAGCGCTATGAAGTGCTGAAGAATTTTCCATCGGATAGCCACCTGCGCAAGAAGTTTGCCCATTCGGCCCGCGAAATCCGCATGAAGCGCCTGGAATACTATTGGCTGCTGAGCTGCCGCCTGAAATAA
- a CDS encoding acyl-homoserine-lactone synthase, which yields MNVITGKTGALPEELLTSLAHYRHKVFVETLGWDLKTKNGEELDQFDRPDTLYVVAKDEQGQINGCARLLPTSQPYLLGEVFPELMQGQPIPCSSDIWELSRFASVDFNGGKTSALAQFSSGVAAQLLRESIAIAKAHGAKRLITVSPIGIERLLRHTGVHAHRAGPPMIIGGHPIFACWIEID from the coding sequence ATGAACGTAATCACAGGCAAAACCGGAGCACTTCCCGAAGAACTTCTGACCAGTCTCGCGCACTATCGCCACAAGGTGTTCGTGGAAACACTCGGGTGGGATTTGAAAACCAAGAATGGCGAGGAACTCGATCAATTCGACCGCCCCGATACCCTGTATGTGGTGGCAAAGGATGAGCAAGGGCAAATCAATGGCTGCGCCCGGCTTTTGCCGACAAGCCAGCCCTATCTGCTCGGTGAAGTCTTTCCCGAACTGATGCAAGGACAGCCCATTCCCTGTTCATCCGATATCTGGGAACTTTCCCGTTTCGCCTCGGTGGATTTCAATGGCGGCAAGACGTCCGCCCTGGCGCAGTTTTCCTCGGGCGTGGCGGCGCAACTGCTGCGCGAATCGATCGCCATTGCCAAGGCACATGGCGCGAAGCGTCTGATCACGGTCTCGCCGATCGGCATCGAGCGCCTGTTGCGCCATACGGGCGTCCATGCCCACCGCGCGGGTCCGCCGATGATCATCGGTGGCCATCCGATTTTTGCATGCTGGATTGAAATCGACTAA
- a CDS encoding acyl carrier protein, with translation MNLFEQCLVDLLADLTNAERGAISLTTTLDQQGVDSFVALRLARAIHDRTGIELELETLFDYPSVRQLAQHLQARAAQTAGAV, from the coding sequence ATGAACCTGTTTGAACAATGCCTGGTCGACCTCCTGGCGGACCTGACCAATGCCGAACGCGGCGCCATTTCCCTCACCACCACCCTGGACCAGCAAGGCGTCGATTCCTTCGTCGCCCTGCGCCTGGCGCGCGCCATCCATGACCGCACCGGCATCGAGCTCGAACTCGAGACGCTGTTCGATTACCCATCGGTGCGCCAGCTGGCGCAGCACCTGCAAGCGCGCGCCGCGCAGACGGCAGGTGCCGTATGA
- a CDS encoding fatty acyl-AMP ligase, with amino-acid sequence MKTFPEILLQRAQSSPDGTAYRFFQGASLVPDVLTFQRVWEESAALAALLQSRGLAGERVLLTCKSQRHFVIAFFACLMAGAVAVPTALPRRHALLERLQVLSRDAAFRALICDSDEVAPAHFHDAQAVSDCIDMRTWSACDDLAAMAASWTLPALSGNDLAFLQYTSGSTGDPKGVMVSHGNLVNNCLAIGQGMQLDAGSSVFTALPLFHDMGLIGGILQSMYTGCSASCMLPAEFVQYPERWLQIISRFGMTTSGGPNFMYQLAAQSIRDEDMAGLDLSAWSVAFCGAEPIRPEAIDAFIRRFASVGFRPEAFYACYGMAESTLFITGAQRGAGLEVQQRDESAIVGCGHPRHDTHIAIVDPDSRQRLADGLVGEIWVQGSSVALGYWRRAELSEQYFHASIADEGAQRYLRTGDLGYVSNGQLFVSGRLKDLIIHYGKKYLPQDIENEAERNHIALRESGGGAFSIVDGDKQRTVLVFELKREWLRRHAEWPEVAASVRSAVTANLGLTLDEVLFIKPGALPRTSSGKVRRNQCRLDYLDGALARAEAP; translated from the coding sequence ATGAAAACCTTTCCGGAAATCCTGCTGCAGCGTGCGCAGTCCTCGCCCGACGGCACGGCATACCGCTTCTTCCAGGGCGCCAGCCTGGTCCCCGATGTCCTGACATTCCAGCGCGTGTGGGAAGAGTCCGCGGCATTGGCGGCCCTGCTGCAATCGCGGGGACTGGCCGGCGAGCGCGTGCTGCTGACCTGCAAGTCGCAGCGGCATTTTGTGATCGCCTTCTTCGCCTGCCTGATGGCGGGCGCCGTCGCCGTACCGACGGCCTTGCCGCGCCGCCATGCCTTGCTCGAACGGCTGCAGGTGTTGTCACGCGATGCCGCCTTCCGCGCCCTGATCTGCGACAGCGACGAAGTGGCGCCGGCGCATTTCCACGATGCCCAGGCGGTCAGCGACTGCATCGACATGCGCACCTGGTCCGCGTGTGACGACTTGGCGGCCATGGCCGCCAGCTGGACATTGCCTGCGCTGTCCGGCAATGACCTGGCTTTCCTGCAATACACGTCCGGCTCCACGGGCGACCCCAAGGGCGTGATGGTCAGCCATGGCAACCTGGTCAACAACTGCCTGGCCATCGGCCAGGGCATGCAGCTCGATGCCGGCTCCAGCGTGTTTACGGCGCTGCCCCTGTTCCACGATATGGGCTTGATCGGCGGCATCCTGCAATCGATGTACACCGGTTGCAGCGCCAGCTGCATGCTGCCGGCCGAATTCGTCCAGTATCCGGAGCGCTGGCTGCAGATCATTTCGCGCTTTGGCATGACGACCAGCGGCGGCCCCAATTTCATGTACCAGCTGGCCGCGCAAAGCATCCGCGACGAAGACATGGCCGGCCTGGATTTGTCGGCCTGGTCCGTGGCGTTCTGCGGCGCCGAGCCGATCCGTCCCGAGGCCATCGACGCCTTCATCCGCAGGTTCGCCTCCGTGGGCTTCCGTCCCGAGGCCTTCTATGCCTGCTACGGCATGGCCGAGTCCACCCTGTTCATCACGGGAGCGCAACGCGGCGCCGGGCTGGAAGTGCAGCAGCGCGACGAGAGCGCCATCGTGGGCTGCGGCCATCCGCGCCACGACACGCACATCGCCATTGTCGACCCCGATAGCCGCCAGCGCCTGGCCGATGGCCTGGTGGGCGAGATCTGGGTGCAGGGATCGAGCGTCGCGCTGGGCTACTGGCGGCGCGCCGAACTGAGCGAACAGTATTTCCACGCCAGCATCGCGGACGAGGGCGCGCAGCGCTACCTGCGCACCGGTGACCTGGGCTATGTCAGCAACGGCCAGCTCTTCGTCAGCGGCCGCCTGAAGGACTTGATCATCCACTATGGCAAAAAATACCTGCCGCAAGACATCGAGAACGAAGCCGAACGCAATCACATCGCCTTGCGCGAATCCGGGGGCGGCGCCTTCAGCATCGTCGATGGCGACAAGCAGCGCACCGTGCTGGTGTTCGAACTGAAGCGCGAGTGGCTGCGCCGCCATGCCGAGTGGCCGGAGGTTGCCGCCAGCGTGCGCTCCGCCGTGACGGCGAACCTGGGCCTGACGCTCGACGAGGTGCTGTTCATCAAGCCTGGCGCGCTGCCCCGGACTTCGAGCGGCAAGGTCCGGCGCAACCAGTGCCGGCTCGATTATCTCGATGGCGCGCTGGCGCGTGCCGAAGCTCCCTGA
- a CDS encoding porin — MKKITLAALIIGTFAAATAQAQSNVTVYGVVDLGIAKTTGGALLERENQASRVGFKGTEDLGNGLKAIFNLESEFKADTGAQATANTLFDRQAWVGLTGDFGTVYLGRTKDLIDGTLARVDPFNTYGVIGKINEPVMRGGQSPNGAQAVPSASVVGVSRVSNAVTYNSPSFSGFIVSGQYVASEIKDADSGFSVVATYDQGPASAHAGYQKKVQSVANAAAEPKLWIVGGGYKFGPAKVTFDYSKADTDVAATGEFKSYLLGLAYDIGGGAIKVSYVKQKQDSNTANGKETAKAFGLGYDYPLSKRTAVYVYGGRDQFSEKSMYQLGMTHKF; from the coding sequence GTGAAAAAAATTACTCTGGCAGCATTGATCATCGGCACCTTCGCAGCAGCTACGGCGCAAGCACAATCGAACGTCACCGTGTATGGCGTGGTCGACCTCGGTATTGCCAAGACCACCGGCGGTGCGCTGCTGGAACGTGAGAACCAGGCTTCGCGCGTGGGCTTCAAAGGTACGGAAGATCTGGGCAATGGCTTGAAAGCCATTTTCAACCTGGAAAGCGAATTCAAGGCCGATACGGGTGCACAAGCCACCGCCAACACCCTGTTCGATCGCCAGGCATGGGTCGGCCTGACCGGCGACTTCGGTACCGTCTACCTGGGCCGCACCAAGGACTTGATCGACGGCACCCTGGCCCGCGTTGACCCATTCAATACCTATGGCGTCATCGGCAAGATCAACGAACCAGTCATGCGCGGCGGCCAGTCGCCAAACGGCGCTCAAGCCGTGCCGAGCGCATCGGTGGTCGGCGTGTCGCGCGTCAGCAATGCCGTGACCTACAACAGCCCATCGTTCAGCGGCTTCATCGTCAGCGGCCAATACGTCGCCAGCGAAATCAAGGATGCCGATTCGGGTTTCAGCGTGGTTGCCACGTATGACCAGGGTCCAGCCAGCGCCCATGCCGGCTACCAAAAGAAGGTGCAGTCCGTTGCCAACGCAGCTGCTGAGCCAAAACTGTGGATCGTCGGCGGCGGCTACAAGTTTGGCCCGGCCAAAGTGACCTTTGACTACTCGAAGGCTGACACCGACGTGGCTGCCACGGGCGAATTCAAGAGCTACCTGCTGGGCTTGGCTTACGACATCGGCGGCGGTGCCATCAAGGTCAGCTACGTGAAACAGAAGCAAGACAGCAACACGGCAAATGGCAAGGAAACGGCCAAGGCCTTCGGTCTGGGCTACGACTACCCGCTGTCGAAGCGCACTGCCGTGTACGTCTACGGTGGCCGCGATCAGTTCAGCGAAAAATCGATGTACCAGCTGGGCATGACCCACAAGTTCTGA
- a CDS encoding LuxR family transcriptional regulator: MKREIVWREEQSEALTNATTEETFFAAIAKAARDLGFEYCAYGLRMPLPVSNPKMLLLSNYSTEWQQRYASENYLAVDPTVAHGIQSAMPVVWSPQLFASCPDFWTDASGHGLKHGWAQSSFDAKSNVGMLTLARSQEEITLTELRENSVQLSWLAQAVHEGGVRLASMKRDAEPAIMLTAREVEVLRWTADGKTSGEVAQIMDISERTVNFHITNSLVKLGVVNKTAGVVKAAMLRLL; encoded by the coding sequence GTGAAACGTGAAATTGTCTGGCGAGAAGAGCAAAGCGAAGCGTTAACGAACGCCACCACGGAAGAGACGTTTTTCGCCGCCATCGCGAAGGCGGCGCGCGACCTGGGCTTCGAGTACTGCGCCTATGGCTTGCGCATGCCGTTGCCCGTCTCCAATCCCAAGATGTTGCTTTTAAGTAATTATTCCACCGAATGGCAGCAGCGCTACGCGAGCGAGAACTACCTGGCGGTCGATCCCACCGTTGCTCACGGTATCCAGTCCGCCATGCCCGTCGTGTGGTCGCCGCAATTGTTCGCCAGCTGTCCCGACTTCTGGACCGATGCCAGCGGGCATGGCTTGAAGCATGGCTGGGCGCAATCGTCGTTTGATGCCAAAAGCAATGTCGGCATGCTGACGCTGGCGCGCTCGCAAGAGGAGATTACGCTGACGGAGTTGCGGGAAAATTCCGTACAGCTGTCCTGGCTGGCCCAGGCGGTTCACGAGGGCGGAGTACGCCTGGCCAGCATGAAGCGCGATGCCGAACCGGCCATCATGCTGACGGCGCGCGAAGTGGAAGTGCTGCGCTGGACGGCGGATGGCAAGACGTCGGGCGAGGTGGCCCAGATCATGGATATTTCCGAGCGTACCGTCAACTTCCACATCACCAATTCCCTCGTCAAACTGGGCGTCGTCAATAAAACCGCGGGCGTCGTCAAGGCCGCGATGTTGCGCCTGCTGTAA
- a CDS encoding PAS domain-containing sensor histidine kinase, whose protein sequence is MPDRGNSGLLRILPLGMATALLLCLLPAVKASRQRQARGQAIIDSASDAIISIDSRQIILRANAAAARLFGHTPAGMRGMRLGHYILRDLRSLCNEDGEPPFEDIGQELRLTGRRATDYTLTGRRTDGAMFPLEGSLSSMQEDGHSVFTIIVRDISARKIVHEQLARSFSQLRELSSALQTIREEERKHIARELHDDLGQLLATLRVDLTLVRQHGDTTVPLQVLLHGMDGLLVTAITSLRRIASNLRPRALDEGGLYFALQKLRHDFLQRRAIHFELLADEADLVLDDARSTAIYRIVQEALTNIARHAEASHITIALHRIDSSLAITIQDDGRGIAEHDLEKATALGLLGMRERVWGLNGSIHIGADSELGGTRIEISLPMHAGAAEPALQ, encoded by the coding sequence ATGCCCGACCGCGGCAACTCCGGACTGCTGCGCATCCTGCCCCTGGGCATGGCGACGGCGCTCCTGCTATGTCTGCTGCCTGCCGTGAAGGCGAGCAGGCAGCGCCAGGCGCGTGGCCAGGCCATCATCGACAGCGCCAGCGATGCCATCATCAGCATCGATAGCCGGCAAATCATCCTGCGTGCAAACGCGGCCGCGGCCCGTTTGTTCGGCCACACGCCGGCCGGCATGCGCGGCATGCGCCTGGGCCATTACATCCTGCGCGACTTGCGCAGCCTGTGCAATGAAGATGGCGAGCCGCCGTTTGAGGACATCGGCCAGGAATTGCGCCTGACGGGCCGGCGCGCCACCGACTACACACTGACGGGACGGCGCACCGATGGCGCCATGTTCCCGCTCGAAGGCTCGCTCTCCAGCATGCAGGAAGATGGCCATAGCGTCTTTACCATCATCGTGCGCGACATCAGCGCGCGCAAAATCGTGCATGAACAACTGGCCCGCTCCTTTTCGCAACTGCGTGAGTTGTCGAGCGCACTGCAAACCATCCGCGAGGAAGAGCGCAAGCATATTGCGCGCGAACTGCATGACGACCTGGGCCAGTTGCTGGCCACCTTGCGCGTCGACCTGACCCTCGTGCGCCAGCATGGGGACACGACCGTGCCATTGCAGGTGCTGCTGCATGGCATGGATGGCTTGCTGGTCACGGCCATCACCTCGCTGCGGCGCATCGCCAGCAATCTGCGTCCGCGCGCGCTCGATGAAGGGGGACTGTATTTCGCGCTGCAAAAACTGCGCCACGACTTCCTGCAGCGCCGCGCCATTCATTTCGAACTGCTGGCCGACGAGGCCGACCTCGTGCTCGACGACGCGCGCAGCACGGCCATCTACCGCATCGTGCAGGAAGCGCTAACCAACATCGCGCGCCATGCCGAAGCGAGCCATATCACCATCGCCCTGCACCGCATCGATTCCTCGCTGGCCATCACCATTCAAGATGACGGCCGCGGCATTGCCGAGCACGACCTGGAAAAGGCCACGGCCCTGGGCCTGCTGGGCATGCGCGAACGGGTATGGGGCTTGAATGGCAGCATCCATATCGGTGCCGACAGCGAACTGGGCGGTACACGCATCGAAATCTCGTTGCCCATGCATGCAGGCGCGGCGGAACCCGCACTGCAATAA
- a CDS encoding CysB family HTH-type transcriptional regulator — protein MNLHQLRFVREAVRQNYNLTDAAKALFTSQPGVSKAIIELEEELGVDIFTRHGKRIRGLTEPGRLVLESVELIMQEIDSMKRIGKEFAAQDSGSFTIATTHTQARYTLPKVVQAFMLKFPKVRLSLLQGNPRQIAEMVQRDQADLAIATESIAAIDGLITLPCYQWEHVVVVPVDHPLLKSKSVTLEEIAAFPLITYDSAFAGRNKIDHAFVLRGLKPDILLEAIDADVIKTYVELGMGIGIIAGMAFDAERDKGLRAIPVGHLFGMNVSRVAVKQGAYLRSYIYTFIELLTPTLNRKLIEQAMSGDKEHYEL, from the coding sequence ATGAACCTCCATCAACTGCGCTTCGTGCGCGAAGCGGTCCGGCAGAACTACAACTTGACGGACGCCGCCAAAGCCTTGTTCACGTCGCAACCGGGCGTGTCGAAAGCCATCATCGAGCTGGAAGAAGAGCTGGGCGTGGATATTTTCACGCGCCATGGCAAGCGCATCCGCGGCTTGACGGAACCGGGCCGCCTGGTGCTGGAGTCGGTCGAGCTGATCATGCAGGAAATCGACAGCATGAAACGCATCGGCAAGGAATTCGCGGCGCAGGACAGCGGCAGCTTCACCATCGCCACCACGCATACGCAGGCGCGTTACACCCTGCCCAAGGTGGTGCAGGCATTCATGCTGAAATTCCCTAAGGTAAGATTGTCGTTGCTGCAAGGTAATCCGCGCCAGATCGCCGAGATGGTGCAGCGCGACCAGGCCGACCTCGCCATTGCCACCGAATCGATCGCCGCCATCGATGGCCTGATCACCTTGCCATGCTATCAATGGGAGCATGTGGTGGTGGTGCCGGTTGACCATCCACTGCTGAAATCGAAGTCCGTGACCCTCGAGGAAATCGCCGCTTTTCCCTTGATTACCTATGACAGCGCGTTTGCCGGACGCAATAAAATCGACCACGCTTTCGTGCTGCGCGGCTTGAAGCCGGACATCTTGCTCGAAGCCATAGACGCCGACGTGATCAAGACTTATGTCGAGTTGGGCATGGGGATTGGTATCATAGCGGGTATGGCCTTCGATGCCGAGCGCGACAAAGGCTTGCGCGCCATCCCTGTCGGGCACCTGTTCGGCATGAATGTGTCGCGCGTGGCCGTCAAGCAGGGCGCATATTTGCGCAGCTATATTTATACCTTTATCGAGTTGCTGACGCCGACCCTGAACCGCAAGCTCATAGAGCAGGCGATGAGCGGTGATAAAGAGCACTACGAACTATAA
- a CDS encoding DUF4902 domain-containing protein has protein sequence MLTISPDGYIRLSLTQLGAVKLIHLTSGLDEDMPACTAESAAATVITGYTEWVSDTTPAISIGWDWIMKVTDGAVRLTRLGEPRSNCMLKNENDDDLGPARSNAALAGFVDTLAWQGEAEHHIASRYHH, from the coding sequence ATGCTAACGATCTCTCCGGACGGTTATATCCGTCTTTCGCTTACCCAGCTTGGCGCCGTCAAGCTGATTCACCTGACATCGGGTCTGGATGAAGATATGCCGGCGTGTACCGCCGAATCGGCGGCGGCCACCGTCATCACTGGTTATACGGAATGGGTCAGCGATACGACTCCTGCCATTTCAATCGGCTGGGACTGGATCATGAAGGTAACGGATGGCGCCGTGCGCCTGACACGCCTGGGTGAACCACGCAGCAATTGCATGCTGAAAAATGAAAATGACGATGACCTGGGACCGGCACGCAGCAACGCCGCCCTGGCCGGCTTTGTCGATACCCTGGCCTGGCAAGGCGAAGCCGAGCACCATATCGCCTCGCGTTATCACCACTAG
- a CDS encoding DUF4902 domain-containing protein produces MDKNRLLVSESGYIHLSFAELQDISLIHLISGLDEDMAGMPAEGAIPTAITGYTEWIADGNQGVSIGWDWQMQGDSHHVQLTRVGDASSNVMLQSEARMDLGTAKTALLLEVLIDGLNWQPTTLNYVNERYSN; encoded by the coding sequence ATGGACAAAAACAGATTGCTCGTGTCGGAGTCTGGCTATATACACCTTTCCTTCGCGGAGCTGCAGGATATCAGCCTGATCCACCTGATTTCCGGTCTCGACGAAGACATGGCCGGCATGCCGGCAGAAGGCGCGATACCCACCGCCATCACCGGCTATACGGAATGGATTGCCGATGGCAACCAGGGTGTCTCGATTGGCTGGGACTGGCAAATGCAGGGCGATAGCCACCATGTCCAGCTGACGCGCGTAGGCGACGCCAGCAGCAACGTCATGCTGCAAAGCGAAGCGCGCATGGATCTGGGAACGGCCAAGACGGCACTGCTGCTTGAAGTGCTCATCGATGGCCTCAACTGGCAACCGACCACCTTGAATTATGTGAACGAACGTTACAGTAATTAA
- a CDS encoding LytR/AlgR family response regulator transcription factor, with protein sequence MPTAIIADDERLMRDQLRLRLGQAWPELEIIGEAKNGDEAIELVEQLKPDFAFLDIRMPGKTGMEAAQVIGGKSHIVFVTAYDTHAVEAFERGAVDYVLKPPEHERLLVTVERLKTHLNKPALDVNSSVTAMLSQLAEKITAKPTYLQWIQASIGQDLRMIPVEEILFFRSDEKYTCVQTAKYEALIRKPVRDLAEELDPSLFWQIHRATLVNVNAIEGVTRDIRGRHLVLIKGKSDKLEVSRSFLHLFKQM encoded by the coding sequence ATGCCTACCGCTATTATTGCCGACGACGAAAGACTGATGCGCGACCAACTGCGCTTGCGCCTGGGCCAGGCCTGGCCCGAACTGGAAATCATCGGCGAAGCCAAGAATGGCGACGAGGCGATCGAACTGGTCGAACAGCTCAAGCCGGACTTTGCCTTCCTCGATATCCGCATGCCAGGCAAGACCGGCATGGAGGCGGCACAGGTAATCGGCGGCAAGAGCCACATCGTCTTCGTGACGGCCTACGATACGCACGCTGTCGAGGCCTTCGAGCGGGGTGCCGTCGATTACGTGCTGAAACCGCCCGAACATGAGCGCCTGCTGGTGACGGTGGAGCGCCTGAAAACCCACTTGAACAAGCCGGCGCTGGACGTCAACAGCAGCGTCACGGCCATGCTGTCGCAACTGGCGGAAAAAATCACCGCCAAGCCCACGTACCTGCAATGGATACAGGCCAGCATCGGCCAGGACTTGCGCATGATCCCCGTGGAAGAAATCCTGTTCTTCCGTTCCGACGAGAAATACACGTGCGTGCAAACGGCCAAGTACGAGGCGCTGATCCGCAAGCCCGTGCGCGATCTGGCCGAAGAGCTCGACCCTTCGCTGTTCTGGCAAATCCACCGCGCCACGCTGGTCAATGTGAACGCCATCGAAGGCGTGACGCGCGATATTCGCGGCCGCCACCTGGTGCTGATCAAAGGCAAGTCCGACAAGCTCGAAGTAAGCCGCAGCTTTTTGCACCTGTTCAAGCAAATGTAA